The following proteins come from a genomic window of Micavibrio aeruginosavorus EPB:
- a CDS encoding AAA family ATPase, producing MTQHGFMIAIGGLSGSGKSTLAGRLAADTGAVWLRSDSIRKELWGVDPLTKLPPEAYSRDFSTKTYDTLASRMEDALRAGRVVIVDMSFAKPVERASFADRAAACGAGFHGIWLDAASDTLKTRVDARVGDVSDADSKIVTMQLGFDLGDIEWSRINTDRPADSVYRLACALLGVQGPLRAPQPKP from the coding sequence ATGACACAGCACGGATTCATGATCGCCATTGGCGGATTGTCCGGATCGGGAAAATCGACACTGGCCGGACGTTTGGCGGCGGACACCGGCGCGGTCTGGCTGCGGTCCGATTCCATTCGCAAGGAATTGTGGGGCGTGGACCCGCTGACCAAATTGCCGCCCGAAGCCTATAGCCGGGATTTCAGCACCAAGACCTACGACACGCTGGCCAGCCGGATGGAGGACGCCTTGCGCGCCGGGCGGGTCGTGATTGTCGATATGAGCTTTGCCAAACCCGTTGAGCGCGCCAGCTTCGCCGACCGGGCGGCCGCCTGTGGCGCGGGATTCCATGGCATCTGGCTGGATGCCGCCTCGGACACCCTGAAAACCCGCGTCGATGCCCGCGTGGGCGATGTATCGGATGCCGATTCCAAAATCGTGACCATGCAACTGGGCTTTGATCTGGGCGACATTGAGTGGAGCCGGATCAACACCGACCGACCGGCCGACAGCGTTTACCGTCTGGCCTGCGCCTTGCTGGGTGTACAGGGCCCCCTCCGCGCGCCCCAGCCCAAACCGTAA
- the pyk gene encoding pyruvate kinase → MTSAEICPLIRKRQTKIVATLGPASATIEMLEKLVLAGVDVVRLNFSHGEHADHAARVKIIRGLETKLARPIAIIADLQGPKLRVGRFKDGSITLTAGQRLRLDLDKTEGNDTRVNLPHPEIINTLSPGAFILCDDGKVRMKIVEKGADFLIAEVVAGTKLSNNKGVNVPGVILPIPALTEKDRKDLVAALDMGVDWVAQSFVQRPEDVAEAKKLIGGRAALMAKIEKPSAIELFAGILDLVDGIMLARGDLGVEIPPEEVPALQKKIVRQVRQSGKPIIVATQMLESMIESPAPTRAEASDVATAVYDGTDAVMLSAETAAGKYPIESVSIMDRICQHVEADDLYRRIMDADHPDADTDASDAITIAACQVAQTINAACITNYTSSGSTTLRTARQRPAMPILCLSHSAQTTRRLMLSYGVHAVYTPDITSFADAVKIATEQATIQGLAKKGQRLVLTAGVPFGTPGSTNALRVAWIE, encoded by the coding sequence ATGACCAGCGCTGAAATCTGCCCCCTGATCCGCAAACGCCAGACCAAGATCGTCGCCACATTGGGGCCCGCGTCGGCCACGATTGAGATGCTGGAGAAACTGGTTCTGGCCGGGGTCGATGTGGTGCGGTTGAATTTCAGCCACGGCGAACATGCCGACCATGCCGCGCGCGTGAAAATTATTCGCGGGCTGGAAACCAAACTGGCCCGCCCGATTGCCATCATCGCCGATTTGCAGGGGCCAAAATTGCGCGTGGGCCGGTTCAAGGACGGGTCCATCACCCTGACCGCCGGGCAAAGACTGCGCCTCGATCTGGATAAGACCGAGGGCAATGACACCCGCGTCAATTTGCCGCACCCGGAAATCATCAACACGCTGAGCCCCGGCGCCTTCATCCTGTGTGATGACGGCAAGGTGCGGATGAAGATTGTTGAGAAGGGTGCGGATTTCCTGATCGCGGAAGTGGTCGCAGGCACGAAATTGTCCAACAACAAGGGCGTGAACGTGCCGGGCGTGATCCTGCCGATTCCGGCCTTGACGGAAAAAGACCGCAAGGATCTGGTCGCCGCCCTCGACATGGGTGTGGACTGGGTCGCGCAAAGTTTCGTGCAGCGCCCGGAAGATGTGGCCGAGGCCAAGAAACTGATCGGCGGGCGCGCCGCGTTGATGGCCAAAATTGAAAAGCCATCCGCCATTGAATTGTTCGCCGGTATCCTCGATCTGGTCGATGGTATCATGTTGGCGCGCGGCGATCTGGGCGTTGAAATTCCGCCGGAGGAAGTCCCCGCCCTGCAGAAAAAAATCGTGCGGCAGGTGCGCCAGTCCGGCAAGCCGATCATTGTCGCAACCCAGATGCTGGAATCCATGATTGAAAGCCCGGCCCCGACCCGCGCCGAGGCATCCGACGTCGCCACCGCCGTGTATGACGGCACCGACGCCGTGATGTTGTCCGCCGAAACCGCCGCCGGGAAATACCCGATTGAATCCGTATCCATCATGGACCGCATTTGCCAGCACGTCGAAGCCGACGATCTGTATCGCCGCATCATGGATGCCGATCATCCGGATGCCGACACCGATGCATCCGACGCCATCACCATTGCCGCATGTCAGGTGGCGCAGACGATCAACGCCGCCTGCATCACCAATTACACATCATCCGGATCGACCACATTGCGCACCGCGCGCCAGCGCCCGGCCATGCCGATTTTGTGCCTGTCGCATTCCGCACAGACCACACGCCGCTTGATGCTGTCTTATGGCGTGCATGCCGTTTACACGCCGGACATCACATCATTCGCCGACGCGGTCAAGATCGCGACGGAACAGGCCACGATTCAAGGGCTGGCGAAAAAAGGCCAGCGCCTGGTCTTGACCGCCGGAGTGCCGTTTGGCACGCCGGGATCCACCAACGCGCTGCGCGTGGCGTGGATTGAATGA